From Paenibacillus physcomitrellae, the proteins below share one genomic window:
- a CDS encoding SPFH domain-containing protein: MGFFKNQFSNVVEWEEFRDDMIFWKWNNREIKKGSKLVIRSGQDAVFINNGKIEGIFEQEGVYNVDSDIIPFLSTLKGFKFGFNSGMRVEVLFVNTKEFTVRWGTQSPILIPTPQLPGGMPIRANGTFNFKVNDYVTLIDKIAGIKESYLVDDVKVRITSVLNQLLMKWISKEGKDMFNLQANADAIAAGIREDLDMQIMGDGLTVTGFQVMSFNYPAEIQEMITKNASYQMIGDLQKYQQVSMTDGIASGKVAGGGAASDMAGMMMGMNMANEMLKNMNGGRGQGQGQGPAAGPNSGGPSAGAGAGQPSAQQPPAAPAPSSAPGNVTRPNFCPNCGAKNEGANFCPNCGQKLV, translated from the coding sequence ATGGGCTTCTTTAAAAACCAGTTCTCAAATGTTGTGGAATGGGAAGAGTTCCGCGACGATATGATCTTTTGGAAATGGAACAACCGGGAGATTAAGAAGGGCAGTAAGCTGGTCATCCGCTCCGGCCAGGATGCCGTGTTTATTAACAATGGCAAAATTGAGGGCATTTTTGAACAAGAAGGCGTCTATAACGTGGACTCAGACATCATTCCTTTTCTCTCCACGTTAAAGGGCTTTAAATTCGGCTTCAACAGCGGCATGAGAGTTGAAGTGCTGTTCGTGAATACGAAGGAGTTCACGGTCAGATGGGGCACGCAAAGCCCGATTCTGATCCCGACGCCGCAGCTGCCAGGCGGCATGCCGATTCGGGCCAACGGCACGTTCAACTTCAAGGTGAATGATTATGTGACGCTGATTGACAAGATCGCCGGCATCAAGGAAAGCTACCTGGTCGATGACGTCAAGGTGCGGATCACCTCGGTGCTGAACCAGCTGCTGATGAAGTGGATTAGCAAAGAAGGCAAAGACATGTTTAATCTGCAGGCTAACGCTGATGCGATTGCGGCAGGGATCCGCGAGGATTTGGATATGCAGATCATGGGTGACGGCCTGACGGTGACCGGCTTTCAGGTGATGAGCTTCAATTATCCGGCTGAAATTCAGGAGATGATTACGAAAAATGCTTCCTACCAGATGATCGGCGATCTGCAGAAATACCAGCAGGTCAGCATGACCGACGGCATCGCTTCCGGCAAGGTTGCGGGCGGCGGTGCGGCGTCTGACATGGCCGGCATGATGATGGGCATGAATATGGCGAATGAAATGCTGAAGAACATGAACGGCGGACGGGGACAGGGACAAGGACAAGGCCCAGCTGCAGGGCCAAATAGCGGTGGTCCCAGCGCCGGAGCAGGAGCAGGGCAGCCGTCTGCTCAGCAGCCCCCTGCGGCACCTGCACCGTCTTCAGCTCCAGGTAACGTCACACGGCCGAATTTCTGTCCGAACTGCGGCGCGAAGAATGAAGGCGCTAATTTCTGCCCGAATTGCGGTCAGAAATTGGTTTAA
- a CDS encoding TPM domain-containing protein — protein MNKLGRLWLFLLLLFAVVGLPFQHAASEVNKSLIYDEAHLLTAEQTKELNELALRYGAERETDFIIFTTDNPENLDVVDLTENFYDEKAPGYDKPHGNAAILTLDMRNRDVYLAGFYKAEERLDDGRLQKIRSKITPDLTEGNYADAFETYIKTAYKYMGFKPGVNPDNILFNGWFQLGVAVVIGGIVVGIMAYRSGGTVTVNRMTYEDAATSGVLAQEDRYIRTTTTRRKIERQSSGSGGGGGGGRTGGGHSHSGSRGSF, from the coding sequence ATGAATAAGCTCGGTAGACTTTGGCTGTTTCTGCTTCTTTTATTTGCAGTTGTGGGTCTTCCTTTCCAGCACGCAGCGTCCGAAGTTAACAAGTCGCTTATTTATGATGAGGCACATTTGCTGACCGCGGAGCAGACCAAGGAGCTTAACGAGCTGGCTCTCCGTTACGGAGCGGAGCGTGAAACGGACTTTATTATTTTTACTACCGATAATCCCGAGAATCTGGACGTTGTGGATCTGACGGAGAATTTCTACGACGAGAAGGCGCCGGGGTACGATAAACCCCATGGCAATGCGGCAATTCTGACGCTGGATATGAGGAACAGGGACGTTTATCTGGCCGGATTCTATAAAGCGGAGGAAAGGCTGGATGACGGACGGCTGCAAAAGATTCGCAGCAAGATTACGCCGGATCTAACCGAAGGGAATTATGCGGATGCATTTGAAACGTACATCAAGACCGCATACAAATATATGGGCTTCAAGCCGGGGGTGAATCCGGACAATATTTTGTTTAACGGGTGGTTCCAGCTCGGCGTGGCCGTTGTTATCGGCGGTATCGTGGTTGGCATCATGGCTTACCGTTCAGGCGGAACCGTTACCGTGAACCGGATGACTTATGAAGATGCGGCGACATCGGGTGTTCTTGCCCAAGAAGACCGTTATATCCGGACGACTACGACAAGGCGGAAGATTGAGCGGCAATCCAGCGGCTCAGGCGGAGGCGGTGGAGGCGGCAGAACCGGCGGCGGGCATTCGCATAGCGGAAGCCGGGGTTCTTTTTAA